DNA sequence from the Thermodesulfitimonas autotrophica genome:
GCCGCTTTTGCAGGGTGCGCGGCTGACGGTTTTTGAACTGCAGCAGGACGGAATTCCGGTAACGCTGATCACCGACGGGATGGCCGGGTATCTGATGGCTAAAAAGGGGATCGATGCGGTGATCGTTGGGGCGGACCGGATTGCGGCCAACGGCGACGTGGCGAACAAAATTGGGACCTACAGCCTGGCAGTGCTGGCACGGCACCACGGGGTGCCGTTTTACGTTGCGGCGCCTCTATCCACGATTGATGCGGCTGCGTCCGACGGGAGCGCCATTCCTATCGAGGAACGAGACGCGGCGGAAGTCACCTCTTTCGCCGGGGTTGCTGTGGCGCCGCCGGGCACGCGCGTCTGGAACCCGGCCTTTGACGTAACCCCGGCGGACCTGGTGAGCGCGATCATCACGGAGAAGGGCGTCTTTTACCCGCCTTATAATTTTAAGGATAATCAGGAGGTCTTGCCAATTGGGTAGAAGTCTGATCCGTAATCCGGAGCTTGCCCCGCTTGGGCGGCAGAAGATCGAATGGGTCGCGGCGCACATGCCGGTTTTGAACATCATCCGGGAGGAGTTTGTGCGGGAGCAACCGCTCAAGGGGATCCGGATAGCTTTGAGTATCCACCTCGAGGCGAAAACCGCTTACCTGGCGCTGGTTTTGCAGGCTGCCGGCGCAACGGTGGCGGCGACGGGCTCCAACCCCCTCTCCACGCGGGATGAAATCGCGGCGGCGCTGGCGGCGGAGGGGGTCCAGGTTTACGCCTGGTACAACCCGACGCCGGAAGAGTACCGGGAGCACCTGAGCGAGACGCTCAAAATTAAGCCGCACATTGTGATTGATGACGGCGGGGATCTTGTCCATTTGCTGCATACCGACCTGAAAGAGATAGGCGGCGAAGTTATCGGCGGATGTGAAGAGACGACTACTGGTGTCCTGCGCCTTTACGCCCTCGAGCGGGAGGGACGCCTCCTTTTCCCGATGGTGGCGGTGAATAACGCCCGCACCAAGTATCTCTTCGACAACCGCTACGGCACCGGGGAGTCGGTCTGGGCGGGCATCATGCGGACCACCAACCTCCTTGTGGCGGGGAAGACCGTGGTGGTCTTCGGCTACGGCTGGTGCGGGAAAGGCGTGAGTCTGAGGGCTAAAGGCTTGGGGGCGAAGGTGATCGTCTGCGAGGTCGACCCGGTGAAGGCGATCGAGGCGGTCATGGATGGCTTCGAGGTGATGCACTCGCTGGCCGCCGCAGAGCGGGGCGACATCTTTATCACTACCACCGGTTGCCGGGACGTGCTGCGGGCGGAACACTTTGAACGGATGAAAGACAGGGCTTTGCTAGCCAACGCCGGGCACTTCAACGTCGAAATTTCGCTGCCGGACCTAAGCCGCCTGGCCGTTTCCCGCCGGGTGGTGC
Encoded proteins:
- a CDS encoding adenosylhomocysteinase, whose product is MGRSLIRNPELAPLGRQKIEWVAAHMPVLNIIREEFVREQPLKGIRIALSIHLEAKTAYLALVLQAAGATVAATGSNPLSTRDEIAAALAAEGVQVYAWYNPTPEEYREHLSETLKIKPHIVIDDGGDLVHLLHTDLKEIGGEVIGGCEETTTGVLRLYALEREGRLLFPMVAVNNARTKYLFDNRYGTGESVWAGIMRTTNLLVAGKTVVVFGYGWCGKGVSLRAKGLGAKVIVCEVDPVKAIEAVMDGFEVMHSLAAAERGDIFITTTGCRDVLRAEHFERMKDRALLANAGHFNVEISLPDLSRLAVSRRVVRENIEEFRMPDGRRLYLLAEGRLVNLAAGDGHPAEIMDLSFALQALSARYVLEEGAGLARRVYQVPAPVDNRVAELKLRSLGIAIDRLSPEQEAYLRSTGGEE